The Ahaetulla prasina isolate Xishuangbanna chromosome 3, ASM2864084v1, whole genome shotgun sequence genome window below encodes:
- the LOC131195187 gene encoding calcium-activated chloride channel regulator 1-like, which translates to MALSQDILVVMMLLHGVMGTMINLNNNGFEDIVIAINPMIPEDAKIITSIKNMVKEASNYLISATERRFYFKSVKIIIPLTWTSKPEYKKVIRESYEKADIIVADPHLKSGDDPYTLQFGGCGKPGRYIHFTPTFLTNDNLIEVYGSRGRVFVHEWAHLRWGVFDEYNYDAPFYVTKEKEVEATRCSASVTGIYIFPTGPGQHRDCKFRQDIQMYEPGCQFVADKSQSTPVSIMYMQSLPSVTMFCNESNHNIEAPNLQNKFCNYKSTWEVIMNSIDFASSSIINTPPPDPTFTLMQTHDRVICLVLDVSTSMRDFNRIARLKQAAELFLLQIIEIGSWVGIVTFHSSATINSGLQQIVSDNIRQNLVNYLPTTASGGTNICAGVRQGFQVIKTRDGSTEGGEIVLLTDGEDLRMQACFNEVKSSGSIIHTIALGPSAAKELEMLSTMTGGLKFAAFDSLDPNGLIDVFSGISAGSGNIYQQSIQLESKSQTVDANGILNGIVSIDHTVGNDTFFVITWSEAYSKPEILLTDPKGKTYHPNDFVVDNTNVKTARLKIDGTAETGDWTYKLHNTHSTAQVLSITVTSRAASLTEPPVTVKSYLSSDTNAFPNPIIIYAEVSQGLLPVLGANVMATIESQSGSEKLELWDKGSGADIIKNDGIYSRYFTSFKDNGRYSIKVHVQGRDGTSRQTRQRNHALYVSGYVEKGEIKMNAPRPEASDNDTQANLGKFSRIASGGTFVMSGVTSGSPSDAFPPSRITDLEVKLNDEDDFLLSWTAPGNDYDKGKAEKYDIKTSENPAELRDTFENATSVNTSDLKPDAAGIKQTFQYKMESFTKENGTAIYFAIRASDGSNNTGEVSNIARAVVLLPSVLTTTPPTNPSSALPTPTKPYTTKATSSSEAPNTETPNVINTVTVIVIIVCVALIIICACICITICVLHKQKKANPETVM; encoded by the exons ATGGCACTCAGTCAGGACATTTTGGTGGTAATGATGCTACTACATGGAGTAATGGGCACCATGATCAACCTCAACAATAATGGCTTTGAAGacattgttattgctattaatcCAATGATACCTGAAGATGCCAAAATTATTACCAGCATAAAG AATATGGTTAAAGAAGCATCCAATTATCTCATCAGTGCTACGGAACGAAGATTTTACTTTAAGTCTGTAAAAATTATAATTCCACTGACATGGACATCAAAACCAGAGTATAAAAAAGTAATAAGAGAATCCTACGAAAAA gccGACATCATAGTAGCTGATCCTCACTTGAAGTCTGGAGATGATCCTTACACCCTGCAGTTTGGAGGTTGTGGGAAACCAGGAAGATATATTCATTTCACGccaacatttctgacaaatgacaattTGATTGAGGTTTATGGATCTCGAG GTAGAGTCTTTGTCCATGAGTGGGCTCATCTCAGATGGGGTGTCTTTGATGAATATAATTATGATGCTCCTTTTTATGTTACTAAGGAAAAGGAAGTTGAAGCAACAAG ATGTTCAGCTAGTGTCACCGGTATTTACATATTTCCAACTGGACCAGGACAACACAGAGACTGCAAATTCCGGCAGGACATTCAGATGTATGAACCAGGATGTCAATTTGTAGCTGATAAATCCCAAAGCACTCCAGTATCTATAATGTATATGCAAAGTCTTCCTTCT gttACTATGTTCTGTAATGAAAGCAATCATAATATTGAAGCACCAAATCTGCAAAACAAATTCTGCAACTATAAGAGTACGTGGGAAGTAATTATGAATTCCATTGACTTCGCCTCTTCGTCTATAATAAATACTCCTCCACCTGACCCCACTTTCACCTTGATGCAAACACATGATAGAGTTATCTGTTTAGTGCTTGATGTCTCTACAAGCATGAGAGAT TTTAACCGCATTGCTCGTCTCAAGCAAGCTGCAGAATTATTCCTCCTACAAATTATTGAAATTGGTTCCTGGGTTGGAATTGTAACATTTCATAGCTCTGCCACCATTAATTCTGGCCTGCAACAGATTGTCAGTGACAACATACGACAGAATCTTGTGAATTATTTGCCTACCACAGCTAGTGGAGGGACTAATATTTGTGCTGGAGTGCGGCAAGGATTTCAG GTGATTAAAACAAGAGATGGAAGTACCGAAGGAGGTGAAATTGTACTCTTAACagatggagaagacttaagaatgcAAGCTTGCTTTAATGAAGTTAAAAGTAGTGGATCAATAATTCACACCATTGCTTTGGGGCCAAGTGCTGCAAAAGAGCTAGAAATGCTGTCAACCATGACAG GGGGATTAAAATTTGCTGCCTTTGATAGTTTGGATCCCAATGGCCTCATAGATGTTTTCAGTGGAATTTCAGCAGGAAGTGGAAATATTTATCAACAGTCAATTCAG cTTGAAAGTAAAAGTCAGACAGTTGATGCCAACGGTATTCTTAATGGTATTGTATCCATCGATCACACTGTAGGAAATGACACTTTTTTTGTAATTACATGGAGTGAAGCCTATTCTAAACCTGAAATTCTTCTGACGGATCCAAAAGGGAAAACATATCATCCTAATGATTTTGTAGTTGACAACACCAATGTCAAAACTGCTCGACTTAAGATTGATGGGACTGCCGAG ACAGGAGATTGGACTTATAAACTTCATAATACACACTCAACGGCTCAGGTGCTATCAATCACAGTAACGTCTCGAGCGGCATCTCTAACGGAACCTCCAGTAACTGTGAAGTCCTACTTAAGCAGTGATACAAATGCTTTTCCCAATCCAATAATTATTTATGCAGAAGTCAGTCAAGGACTTTTGCCAGTGCTTGGTGCAAatgttatggccacaattgaatcACAGTCCGGAAGTGAGAAACTAGAGCTTTGGGACAAAGGTTCTG GTGCAGATATTATCAAGAACGATGGAATCTACTCAAGATACTTCACATCATTCAAAGACAATGGTAGATACAGCATAAAGGTGCATGTCCAAGGGAGAGATGGGACCAGCCGACAAACTCGCCAAAGGAATCACGCTCTATATGTCTCAGGCTATGTAGAGAAAG gtgaaataaaaatgaatgcacCAAGACCAGAAGCTAGTGACAATGATACGCAAGCAAACCTTGGAAAATTTAGCAGAATTGCTTCAGGAGGTACTTTTGTAATGTCAGGAGTGACTTCTGGAAGTCCTTCAGATGCCTTTCCACCATCTCGAATCACTGATCTTGAAGTAAAACTTAATGATGAGGATGATTTCCTTTTGTCATGGACTGCTCCTGGAAATGACTATGATAAAGGAAAAG CTGAAAAATATGACATAAAAACGAGTGAAAATCCTGCGGAATTAAGAGATACTTTTGAAAATGCTACTTCTGTGAACACATCTGATCTGAAACCTGATGCTGCTGGGATCAAACAGACATTTCAGTATAAGATGGAAAGCTTCACAAAAGAAAATGGCACCGCAATTTACTTTGCCATTCGTGCCAGTGATGGCAGCAACAATACTGGAGAAGTATCTAATATAGCAAGAGCAGTTGTACTTCTTCCTTCAGTGCTCACTACTACTCCACCCACCAATCCTAGCTCTGCTCTGCCTACACCAACCAAACCTTATACCACAAAAGCCACTTCTAGTTCGGAAGCTCCCAATACTGAAACCCCTAATGTGATAAATACGGTGACTGTAATTGTTATTATAGTATGCGTTGCTCTAATTATCATTTGTGCTTGTATATGTATAACTATTTGTGTTTTGCATAAGCAAAAAAAGGCAAACCCTGAAACTGTAATGTAA